From a region of the Phaseolus vulgaris cultivar G19833 chromosome 6, P. vulgaris v2.0, whole genome shotgun sequence genome:
- the LOC137831787 gene encoding ammonium transporter 2 member 4-like, translating into MEFPPNLLPDEASPEWLNKGDNAWQLMAATVVGLQSIPGLVILYGSLVKKTWAVNSAFMAFYAFPAVLLCWVGWGFRMSFGQKMVFFLGKPGVALDQDFLLGKAFLGLFPTATMVFFQGVFAGITLILIAGALLGRMNIRAWMLFVPLWLTCSYTVTAFSIWCPEGWLAQLGVIDFSGGYVIHLSAGVAGYTAAYWVGPRCEKERERFPSNNMIVGLAGAGLLWMGWSGFNGGGPFAVSTVASLAVLNTHVCAAASIMMWVLLDTFYFGKPTVFGAIQGMITGLVCITPAAGVVQGWAVILMGLISGSVPWYTMMILHDKVPFLNQIDDPMAVFHTHAVAGALGGILTGLFAVPKLCRLFYMVPDWEKYIGLAYGLQNGATGAGLRQMGIQVGAIVFVIIFNFVTTSLICLLVGAIVPLRLHTDALQMGDKAVHGEEAFALNADPAKFESLNHNKIYDTQDFSFVREPRALTQLQMV; encoded by the exons ATGGAGTTTCCTCCGAACCTTTTGCCAGACGAGGCGAGCCCAGAATGGTTAAACAAAGGAGACAATGCGTGGCAGTTAATGGCAGCGACGGTGGTGGGTCTCCAAAGCATTCCAGGGCTGGTTATTCTCTACGGAAGCCTTGTGAAAAAAACATGGGCCGTTAACTCCGCTTTCATGGCCTTCTACGCATTCCCGGCGGTTCTTCTCTGCTGGGTGGGGTGGGGTTTCCGCATGTCATTCGGCCAGAAAATGGTGTTCTTCTTGGGGAAACCAGGGGTGGCGCTGGACCAGGACTTTCTTCTTGGGAAAGCGTTTCTGGGGCTCTTTCCCACCGCTACCATGGTGTTTTTTCAGGGCGTGTTTGCGGGGATTACTTTGATCCTCATAGCTGGGGCGTTACTCGGGAGAATGAACATCCGTGCATGGATGCTGTTTGTTCCTCTTTGGCTTACTTGTTCCTACACAGTCACCGCGTTTAGCATTTGGTGCCCCGAAGGGTGGTTGGCGCAGCTTGGGGTTATTGATTTCTCTGGAGGTTATGTTATCCACCTCTCTGCCGGAGTAGCAGGTTACACTGCAGCTTATTGG GTGGGTCCGAGATGTGAGAAGGAGAGAGAAAGGTTTCCATCAAACAACATGATAGTAGGGCTTGCAGGCGCAGGCCTGCTGTGGATGGGTTGGAGTGGGTTCAACGGTGGAGGGCCGTTTGCGGTGAGCACGGTGGCGTCTCTGGCCGTCCTTAACACACACGTGTGTGCTGCTGCTAGCATCATGATGTGGGTTCTACTTGACACTTTCTACTTTGGTAAGCCCACCGTGTTCGGAGCCATACAAGGCATGATCACGGGCCTCGTTTGCATCACACCTGCCGCAG GAGTTGTACAGGGGTGGGCAGTGATCTTGATGGGTTTGATCTCGGGAAGCGTTCCCTGGTACACAATGATGATCCTCCATGACAAGGTACCTTTCTTGAACCAAATCGACGACCCCATGGCGGTGTTCCACACCCACGCCGTCGCCGGTGCTCTCGGCGGCATCCTCACCGGCCTCTTCGCCGTCCCTAAACTGTGCCGTCTCTTCTACATGGTCCCCGATTGGGAAAAATACATTGGCCTGGCCTATGGCCTCCAGAATGGTGCAACTGGAGCGGGTTTAAGACAAATGGGCATCCAAGTGGGGGCCATAGTTTTCGTGATCATCTTCAACTTCGTTACGACAAGCTTGATTTGCTTGCTGGTGGGAGCCATTGTACCTCTGAGGCTTCACACCGATGCGCTGCAAATGGGTGACAAGGCAGTGCATGGGGAAGAGGCTTTCGCTTTGAATGCTGACCCTGCCAAGTTTGAGAGCCTCAACCACAACAAAATTTACGATACACAAGACTTTTCCTTCGTTAGAGAGCCAAGAGCATTGACTCAACTTCAAATGGTATAA
- the LOC137831789 gene encoding uncharacterized protein: MSDAALQVLDGTQLRGLDLSLGDGSFTGAAILDIAHSRAFSSLLRLSLPDSVKASALTRLRAPDADAFRSAVYAADKASDVLRDYITAIADELKDNPLVVSILDGSTLRLLLKDEDDFAMLAESLFTELDDEDEGKISKSEIRNALIQMGVEMGVPPFSEFPKLNDLLRKHGADGEEKLGQAQFAQLLQSVMQDLEEELSKENVVVIRNIQVLNGSKLRQLLANEQELNTIVEKVFREKVDARDGSSSTEIIRSYLEKNAKELGLPLLQAEVAAVLLYDGVFDDVITKEKDGDELDKEKLAKLVKDILQKFAEQLEANPVQQDLSYVEDELS, translated from the exons ATGTCAGACGCAGCATTGCAGGTACTGGACGGAACGCAACTGAGAGGTCTCGATCTGTCCTTAGGCGACGGTTCGTTCACCGGAGCTGCCATACTTGACATTGCTCATTCCCGCGCCTTTTCTTCCCTCCTTCGTCTCTCATTACCCGATTCTGTCAAAGCCTCTGCTCTCACGCGCCTCCGCGCACCTGACGCTGACGCCTTCCGCTCCGCCGTCTACGCCGCCGACAAGGCATCCGATGTTCTCAGAGACTACATCACCGCCATCGCCGATGAACTCAAAG ATAATCCTCTTGTTGTGTCAATCTTGGATGGAAGTACTCTCCGTTTGTTATTAAAGGATGAGGATGACTTCGCCATGTTAGCAGAAAGTCTATTTACCGAATTAGATGATGAAGACGAGGGGAAAATCAGCAAGAGTGAAATTCGGAATGCTCTTATCCAGATGGGAGTTGAGATGGGTGTTCCTCCTTTCTCAg AATTTCCAAAGCTAAATGATTTGTTGAGAAAACATGGGGCGGATGGAGAAGAAAAATTGGGCCAGGCACAGTTTGCACAGCTTCTGCAGTCTGTGATGCAAGATCTAGAGGAGGAACTTTCGAAAGAGAATGTTGTTGTTATCCGGAATATTCAAGTACTTAATGGCTCTAAGCTAAGACAG TTATTAGCCAATGAACAGGAATTGAACACCATAGTGGAGAAGGTATTTCGGGAAAAAGTGGATGCAAGGGATGGCTCAAGTAGCACCGAAATAATAAGGAGCTACCTAGAGAAAAACGCAAAGGAATTGGGTCTACCGCTACTTCAAGCTGAGGTGGCAGCTGTTCTTCTTTATGACGGTGTCTTTGATGATgtaataacaaaagaaaaagatgGTGACGAATTAGATAAAGAAAAGCTGGCCAAACTTGTGAAGGATATACTCCAAAAATTCGCAGAGCAACTTGAGGCTAATCCTGTGCAACAGGACTTGTCATATGTTGAAGATGAGTTGAGCTAA
- the LOC137831802 gene encoding GDP-mannose 3,5-epimerase 2: MGSSGANDYGAYTYQNLEREPYWPSEKLRISITGAGGFIASHIARRLKTEGHYIIASDWKKNEHMTEDMFCHEFHLVDLRVMDNCLAVTKGVDHVFNLAADMGGMGFIQSNHSVIMYNNTMISFNMIEAARINGVKRFFYASSACIYPEFKQLETNVSLKEADAWPAEPQDAYGLEKLATEELCKHYNKDFGIECRIGRFHNIYGPYGTWKGGREKAPAAFCRKTLTSKDQFEMWGDGLQTRSFTFIDECVEGVLRLTKSDFREPVNIGSDEMVSMNEMAEIVLSFEDKTIPIYHIPGPEGVRGRNSDNTLIKEKLGWAPTMKLKDGLRITYFWIKEQLEKEKAAGVDLSVYGSSKVVQTQAPVQLGSLRAADGKE, encoded by the exons ATGGGAAGTTCCGGAGCCAACGACTATGGAGCATACACTTACCAAAACCTTGAGAGGGAACCTTACTGGCCCTCTGAAAAGCTCAGAATTTCCATCACCGGGGCTGGTGGTTTCATTGCCTCACACATTGCACGCCGTCTCAAGACTGAGGGGCATTACATCATTGCTTCTGATTGGAAGAAAAATGAGCACATGACTGAAGACATGTTCTGCCATGAGTTCCATCTTGTTGATCTTAGGGTCATGGATAACTGCTTGGCAGTTACCAAGGGTGTGGATCATGTTTTCAATCTTGCTGCTGATATGGGTGGAATGGGTTTTATCCAGTCAAATCACTCAGTCATTATGTACAACAACACCATGATTAGCTTCAACATGATTGAGGCTGCTAGGATCAATGGTGTTAAGAG gtttttttaTGCTTCCAGTGCTTGTATCTACCCTGAGTTTAAACAGTTGGAAACAAATGTGAGTTTGAAGGAGGCTGATGCCTGGCCTGCTGAG CCACAAGATGCATATGGGCTAGAGAAGCTTGCAACTGAAGAGTTATGCAAGCATTATAACAAGGACTTTGGAATTGAGTGCCGCATTGGGAGATTCCATAATATATATGGTCCTTATGGGACATGGAAAG GGGGAAGGGAAAAGGCTCCTGCTGCATTTTGCCGGAAGACTCTTACATCCAAAGACCAATTTGAGATGTGGGGAGATGGATTGCAAACAAGGTCCTTCACCTTCATTGATGAGTGTGTTGAAGGTGTACTCAG ATTGACAAAATCAGATTTCCGGGAGCCAGTGAATATTGGAAGTGATGAAATGGTCAGCATGAATGAGATGGCTGAGATTGTTCTTAGCTTTGAGGACAAGACTATACCAATATACCACATTCCTGGTCCAGAAGGTGTTCGAGGACGTAATTCAGACAATAcattaatcaaagaaaaacttGGTTGGGCTCCAACTATGAAGTTGAAg GATGGACTGAGAATCACATACTTTTGGATCAAAGAGCAGCTTGAGAAAGAGAAGGCAGCTGGTGTTGATTTATCAGTGTATGGATCATCCAAAGTGGTGCAAACTCAGGCTCCTGTTCAACTGGGCTCCCTTAGGGCTGCAGATGGCAAAGAATAA
- the LOC137831803 gene encoding light-inducible protein CPRF2 isoform X1 — protein sequence MERVLSVDEISEQYWVAAKKESCKLKSNMNRSESEWAFQQFLQEAASPSSSSSSDVKDPDINININIPVTLNVDSQDYQTILKTKLNLACAAVALTRAVPSEVGSQATLKDAKEPTGIPCSHSLQKKPAVAVRPTISGSSREQSDDEDEISITENMNPTDAKRVRRMLSNRESARRSRRRKQAHLSDLETQVSQLRGENSSLLKRLTDVSQRYNSAAVDNRVLKADVETLRAKVKMAEETVKRISGLSPMFHAMTEMSSIEIPLFDESPSETSAGAAVPVQEDPNHQLCQATSNNGFSSIKTVQQNVTAVVGGNKTGGATSLHRVASLEHLQKRIRGDEDSRGEQ from the exons ATGGAAAGGGTGTTGTCAGTAGATGAAATATCGGAGCAATATTGGGTGGCAGCGAAGAAGGAATCATGCAAGTTAAAGTCAAACATGAACCGTAGTGAATCGGAATGGGCCTTTCAGCAGTTTCTGCAGGAAGCAGCTTctccttcttcatcttcttcttctgatGTTAAGGATCCCGACATAAACATTAACATCAACATCCCTGTAACTCTAAATGTTGATTCCCAGGATTACCAAACAATTCTTAAGACCAAGCTTAACCTCGCATGTGCTGCGGTCGCTTTGACTCGG GCAGTTCCTTCTGAAGTGGGATCGCAGGCTACCTTAAAAG atGCCAAAGAACCAACTGGGATTCCTTGCTCACATTCCCTGCAAAAGAAGCCTGCTGTTGCAGTGAGGCCAACAATAAGTGGATCATCAAGAGAACAATCAGACGATGAGGACGAGATTAGTATCACTGAAAACATGAATCCAACTGATGCAAAACGAGTAAGGAG GATGCTTTCTAATAGAGAGTCTGCCAGACGctcaagaagaagaaaacaggCTCATTTATCTGACCTGGAGACACAG GTCTCCCAATTAAGAGGAGAAAATTCTTCTTTGTTAAAGCGCTTAACGGATGTGAGCCAGAGATACAACAGTGCTGCAGTTGACAACAGAGTTTTGAAAGCTGATGTTGAAACATTAAGAGCTAAG GTGAAGATGGCTGAAGAGACAGTGAAAAGAATTTCTGGTTTGAGCCCCATGTTTCATGCCATGACTGAGATGTCATCAATAGAAATACCATTGTTTGATGAAAGTCCTTCTGAGACATCAGCTGGTGCTGCTGTTCCTGTGCAAGAAGACCCAAATCATCAACTTTGTCAAGCCACTTCTAACAATGGGTTTTCTTCAATTAAAACTGTGCAGCAGAATGTTACGGCAGTGGTTGGTGGGAACAAAACTGGGGGAGCAACTTCCCTGcatagagttgctagcttggaaCATCTTCAGAAGCGGATTCGTGGTGATGAAGATTCACGCGGAGAGCAATAA
- the LOC137831803 gene encoding light-inducible protein CPRF2 isoform X2: MERVLSVDEISEQYWVAAKKESCKLKSNMNRSESEWAFQQFLQEAASPSSSSSSDVKDPDINININIPVTLNVDSQDYQTILKTKLNLACAAVALTRAVPSEVGSQATLKDAKEPTGIPCSHSLQKKPAVAVRPTISGSSREQSDDEDEISITENMNPTDAKRVRRESARRSRRRKQAHLSDLETQVSQLRGENSSLLKRLTDVSQRYNSAAVDNRVLKADVETLRAKVKMAEETVKRISGLSPMFHAMTEMSSIEIPLFDESPSETSAGAAVPVQEDPNHQLCQATSNNGFSSIKTVQQNVTAVVGGNKTGGATSLHRVASLEHLQKRIRGDEDSRGEQ; encoded by the exons ATGGAAAGGGTGTTGTCAGTAGATGAAATATCGGAGCAATATTGGGTGGCAGCGAAGAAGGAATCATGCAAGTTAAAGTCAAACATGAACCGTAGTGAATCGGAATGGGCCTTTCAGCAGTTTCTGCAGGAAGCAGCTTctccttcttcatcttcttcttctgatGTTAAGGATCCCGACATAAACATTAACATCAACATCCCTGTAACTCTAAATGTTGATTCCCAGGATTACCAAACAATTCTTAAGACCAAGCTTAACCTCGCATGTGCTGCGGTCGCTTTGACTCGG GCAGTTCCTTCTGAAGTGGGATCGCAGGCTACCTTAAAAG atGCCAAAGAACCAACTGGGATTCCTTGCTCACATTCCCTGCAAAAGAAGCCTGCTGTTGCAGTGAGGCCAACAATAAGTGGATCATCAAGAGAACAATCAGACGATGAGGACGAGATTAGTATCACTGAAAACATGAATCCAACTGATGCAAAACGAGTAAGGAG AGAGTCTGCCAGACGctcaagaagaagaaaacaggCTCATTTATCTGACCTGGAGACACAG GTCTCCCAATTAAGAGGAGAAAATTCTTCTTTGTTAAAGCGCTTAACGGATGTGAGCCAGAGATACAACAGTGCTGCAGTTGACAACAGAGTTTTGAAAGCTGATGTTGAAACATTAAGAGCTAAG GTGAAGATGGCTGAAGAGACAGTGAAAAGAATTTCTGGTTTGAGCCCCATGTTTCATGCCATGACTGAGATGTCATCAATAGAAATACCATTGTTTGATGAAAGTCCTTCTGAGACATCAGCTGGTGCTGCTGTTCCTGTGCAAGAAGACCCAAATCATCAACTTTGTCAAGCCACTTCTAACAATGGGTTTTCTTCAATTAAAACTGTGCAGCAGAATGTTACGGCAGTGGTTGGTGGGAACAAAACTGGGGGAGCAACTTCCCTGcatagagttgctagcttggaaCATCTTCAGAAGCGGATTCGTGGTGATGAAGATTCACGCGGAGAGCAATAA
- the LOC137831804 gene encoding sec-independent protein translocase protein TATA, chloroplastic, with the protein MEMRMMSCVSFSSSIPKAAIGLGSSSSLCLGNPKLLNSGGGRVRAVSVKGGRRRNRGLTCNAIFGLGMPELVVIAGVAALVFGPKKLPEVGRSIGKTVKSFQQAAKEFESELKKEPDSTEGDSSEKPIAIGEQEKQDNELSSSKESV; encoded by the exons atgGAGATGAGGATGATGAGCTGCGTTTCGTTTTCGAGTTCAATCCCAAAAGCTGCAATTGGGTTGGGTTCTTCTTCATCTTTGTGTTTGGGAAACCCCAAGTTGTTGAATTCAGGAGGTGGAAGGGTAAGGGCAGTGAGCGTTAAGGGTGGGAGAAGAAGAAACAGAGGCCTCACTTGCAACGCCATTTTCGGATTGGGTATGCCGGAACTTGTCGTTATTGCCGGCGTGGCAGCCCTGGTTTTTGGGCCCAAGAAATTGCCCGAAGTGGGTCGAAGCATCGGCAAAACTGTGAAGAGCTTTCAACAG GCAGCAAAGGAATTTGAGTCAGAGCTAAAGAAGGAACCTGATTCCACAGAAGGGGACTCTTCTGAGAAACCTATTGCCATCGGTGAACAGGAGAAGCAGGACAATGAGTTGTCTAGTTCTAAGGAGAGTGTTTGA